GGGAACTTTGAAGGAAATTGAAAAAGAACTTGAAAATATGGGGATTGAGTATTTTTATATTGATGGAAGTGTGAAATCTAAGGAAAGAGTTGATATTTGTAACAAATTTAACGCTGGAGAGCGACAAGTGGTTCTAATTTCGTTAAAAGCAGGTGGAACTGGACTAAACCTCGTTGGAGCTGATGTTGTGATTCATTATGATCCGTGGTGGAATATCGCTGTGGAAAATCAAGCTAGTGACAGGGCATATAGAATCGGACAGAAAAAAAGCGTGCAAGTTATAAAACTTGTGACAGAAGGTACAATTGAGGAAAAAATTATAAAAATACAGGAAAGTAAACGTAAGTTAAGTGAGAATCTGCTAGAAAATAAAGACGGGGAAAAAGTCTTGTTTGAGATGAGTGATAAGGAATTAATGGAATTACTTAGTTAAAGTTGAAAATTTTAATTATTAATAAATTTTAGTTGCATTTTTCAAATTCATTTGGTATAATAATTTTAGAAAATAAATATGGAGGTGGCATTATAATGCTAGATAAAATTAAATCAATAGTAGTAGATCAATTAGGAGTAGACGAAGATCAAGTAACTGAAGATGCATCTTTTGTTGATGATTTAGGAGCAGATTCGTTAGATACAGTTGAATTAATCATGGCTTTTGAAGAAGAATTTGACATTGAAATTCCTGATGAAGATGCACAAAAAATTAAAACAGTTAAAGATGTAATTGAATACATCGAATCTAAACAATAGATAAAACTTTTGGGGGAGTATTCCCCCTTTTTTATTGAAAAAAAAATGAAAAAATGTTAAAATAATCTTATTGTAAAAAAGTTATTATTTAAAATAATAAAATAAATAAGTAGTTGTTTGTAATTTTTATAAAAACAAGATTACTATTAATAAATACTTTTTTTATAATATTTATGTTTTTTCTTTTTTTTAAGCAAAGGGGAACAGTCGCTATCCCCTTTGCAAACCCAGCTTGTCTAAGTATTTTTTGAAAACAAAATCGAAACTCGCTATGTAAAACTACGCTCACTTTCGCAAATTACAGAGTGAATTTAATTCTATCAAATGAATTTATTATAGAAGTTATGGCGAAAAAAACACATAAATGTGTTTAGTCGATTTTATTTCCAAAAAATCACGACATTTTTAGTTTAATTAAAACAGTTAATTTAACTAAAACAAACAATAAGCAAAATTTCGTTAGAAGAAAAATAGCTGTTTGAGCTTTTGCAGTAAATTTTAAATTGGATAAAGTTATTTAAATTAAAAATAATCTATATTCAAAAGCGAGTTCTATTTTTCTTTTATAAGAAATTTTGCGTAAAGCGGGAGTGCAGAGGTATGGCGTTTGATACCTCTGCTTAAAATAAATAATATAAGGGAAAAATTAAAATATTATCTCAATAAATTAAATATATTTAAAATAAAAAAAATAAAAGATGAGAGGTGTATTAATGAGAAGAGTAGTTATTACAGGAATAGGACTGGTAACACCATTAGGAACTGGAAAAAATAAGGCTTGGAAAAATTTGCTGGCTGGAGAATGTGGAATTGACAAGATTACGCAGTTTGACACTTCGGAGCATTCAGTGCATATTGCGGCAGAAGTGAAGGATTTTGTGCCTGAAAATTACATTGAAAAAAAAGAATTGAAAAAAATAGCCAGATTTTCACAATTTGCGATTGCGGCTTCTAAAGAAGCGTTGGAAGATGCGAAATTGGAAATTACTGAAGAAAATGCGGATAGAATAGGAGTAATTATTGGTTCAGGAATAGGTGGGCTGGATGTAATTGAGCAGGAAGTGGAAAAACTTGTTACAAGAGGGCCTAAGAGAGTATCGCCATTTTATATTCCAGCGGCAATTTTGAATATGGCTTCTGGAAATACTTCAATTTATATAGGCGCAAAAGGACCTAATAAGACTGTTGTTACAGCTTGTGCTTCAGGAACAAATTCAATTGGAGATGCTTTTCAGGCAATCTTGTTAGGAAAGGCTGACGCAATGGTAGCTGGAGGAACAGAAGCAACAGTAACTCCATCAGGAATAGCGGGATTTGCAAACTTGAAAGCATTGTCAACTAATCCAGATCCAAAAACTGCATCACGTCCATTTACAGCTGATAGAGATGGATTTGTACTTGGGGAAGGTGCTGGAGTGCTAGTGCTGGAAGAGTTGGAACACGCTAAAAAACGTGGGGCAAAAATTTATGCAGAAGTTGTTGGATATGGGGAAACAGGAGATGCTTTTCACATGACAGCGCCATCTGACGGTGGAGAAGGTGCCGCAAGAGCTTTTAAAATGGCTTTAGAGCAAGGAAATATCAAACCCGAAGAAGTTGGATACATTAATGCGCACGGAACATCTACACCTGCTAATGATAAAAATGAAACTCAGGCAATAAAAACAGCATTTGGAGAACATGCATACAAACTTTCTGTAAGTTCTACAAAAGGTGCGACTGGGCATTTATTAGGTGGAGCAGGAGGAATTGAAGCGGCGTTCTTGGCGCTTGCAATTTCAGAAGGAATTATGCCTCCAACTATAAATTATGAGAATCCAGATCCATTATGTGATTTGGATTATGTACCGAATAAGCCTGTGGAAAGAGATATTGAAGTAGGAATGTCAAGCTCGCTGGGATTTGGTGGACATAATGCGGTTCTAGCATTTAGAAAATATAAATAATAAAAATATTTTGAAATAACTAGGGGGAGAATAAACATTGATTTTCCCCTTAATTAAAGCGTAAAAAATAAATAATAAAAATGAAGGAGGTGAAAACATGGAAACGGGTGCAAATAGGGATGCTAAGGAATTGATGCAGAAAATAGGATATGAATTTAAAAATGAGGAATATTTAGAAGAGGCGTTGACACATAGATCGTATTCTAATGAAACGGAAAAAGATAGAAGATTTAACAATGAAAAACTGGAATTTCTAGGAGATGCAGTTCTAAATCTTATAACAACAGAATATATTTATGAACTTTATGAAAAAAAGACGGAAGGTGAACTTGCAAAACTAAAAAGCCAAATTATAAGTGAACCTGTATTTTCTACTATTGCAAGCGATATTGAACTAGGAGAATATTTGTATTTGAGCAATGGCGAAATTATGTCTGGCGGTAGAAATAGAAGGTCTATTTTAGGTGATGCCTTTGAGGCTTTGATTGGTGCGATTTTTAAAGATTCAGATTATTATACTGCGAAAAATGTGGCATTGAAATTACTGCTTGGAAAAATAAATAAACTTGAAGAAATAGAAGGAACTGGTGATTATAAGACGGTTTTACAGGAATTTGTTCAAGGAAAATATAGGAAAATGCCAGAATATAAGCTGCTTAGTACAAAAGGTCCTGACCACGATAAAGTTTTTGAAATTTCTGTAAGCTGGAATGATAAAAGTTACGGAGTAGGAACAGGGAAAAGTAAAAAGGAAGCTGAAAAACATGCGGCAAAAGAGGCATTAGCAAAATTAAAAAAACAAAAGCAGTAAAAATAGGAGAACAATATGGAAAAAGTGGCGTTATATCCAGGGAGTTTTGATCCAATAACGAAGGGACATATTGATATTATAAAACGTTCTTCACATTTATTTGATAAGTTAATAATAGGAATTTTTAAAAATTCTACAAAATCAAAAGCCTGGTTTTCAGATGAAGAAAAAGTTGAGATGATAGAAGAAATCTTGAAAAAAGAAGATGTTGATGCTGAAATAAAGATTTTTAACGGATTGCTAGTTGATTTTATGTATGAAGAAAAGGTAAATATTTTAATAAGAGGGCTTCGTGCTTTATCGGATTATGAATACGAGTTACAATTTACGCTTACAAATAAAACACTTTCAAAAAGTGAATTTGAAACAGTGTTTTTAACGGCTTCAAGGGAATATTTATACTTGAGTTCAAGTCTTGTGAAGGAAGTCGCATTAAATAAAGGTGATTTACATTTTTTTGTTACAGAAAATGTAGAAAAGCGTTTAATTAAAAAAGTTGAAGAATTACAAAAAGACTAAATAATTTTAAATACCTTGCTAAATTACTAAATTTCACAGTTAATAAAAAGGAAAAAAACATAATTTTGTTAAAAAAATTTGGTAATATGAATAAGAAACGATAAAAGAGGAACTTAAAATGGCTGTAAAAAAAACAAAGGTAAAATATATATGCTCAGAATGTGGTTATAGTTCATTAAAATGGCTTGGAAAATGTCCTAACTGCGATTCATGGGGAACTTTTGAAGAAGAAATTGATATAAAGAGTACTTTTAGAAATGTAGAATCAGGAGATGTTTCAATTAGTAAGATAACGGATATTGAAATTGAAAAGGAATTTCGAATGGTAACTCCATTTGAAGAATTTGACAGGGTTTTAGGAGGCGGACTTATAAAAGGGGAAGTTGTACTGATTACGGGAAGTCCTGGAATCGGAAAATCAACTTTTTTGCTTCAATTATCGCAGGAATATGCAAAAATTGGAAATGTATTCTATGTTTCTGGGGAAGAATCGCCACGACAAATAAAGCAGCGTGCAGAACGTGTCAATGTAAAAAGTGAAAATTTGTATATTTTGAATGACACAAACATTGAAAAAATCGAAAGTGTAATTTTGAAAGATAAGCCTAAAGTCGTGGTAATTGATTCAATTCAGACACTTTATTCAGAAAATGTTAATTCCATTCCTGGAAGTGTAACTCAAATTCGTGAAACAACTTTAAAAATCATTGAAATTGCTAAAAAAAATGAAATTGCATTTTATATTGTGGGACATGTTACAAAGGATGGGAAACTAGCGGGACCAAAACTATTGGAACATATGGTAGATGCAGTATTGCAAATTGAAGGGGAAGAAAATAATTACTACAGGATTATCCGTTCTATAAAAAATCGTTATGGATCCACAAATGAAATTTCAATTTTTGATATGAAAGAAAATGGAATTAGTGAAGTGAAAAATCCATCTGAATTTTTTATAAGCGATAGA
This is a stretch of genomic DNA from Leptotrichia hofstadii. It encodes these proteins:
- a CDS encoding acyl carrier protein: MLDKIKSIVVDQLGVDEDQVTEDASFVDDLGADSLDTVELIMAFEEEFDIEIPDEDAQKIKTVKDVIEYIESKQ
- the fabF gene encoding beta-ketoacyl-ACP synthase II → MRRVVITGIGLVTPLGTGKNKAWKNLLAGECGIDKITQFDTSEHSVHIAAEVKDFVPENYIEKKELKKIARFSQFAIAASKEALEDAKLEITEENADRIGVIIGSGIGGLDVIEQEVEKLVTRGPKRVSPFYIPAAILNMASGNTSIYIGAKGPNKTVVTACASGTNSIGDAFQAILLGKADAMVAGGTEATVTPSGIAGFANLKALSTNPDPKTASRPFTADRDGFVLGEGAGVLVLEELEHAKKRGAKIYAEVVGYGETGDAFHMTAPSDGGEGAARAFKMALEQGNIKPEEVGYINAHGTSTPANDKNETQAIKTAFGEHAYKLSVSSTKGATGHLLGGAGGIEAAFLALAISEGIMPPTINYENPDPLCDLDYVPNKPVERDIEVGMSSSLGFGGHNAVLAFRKYK
- the rnc gene encoding ribonuclease III; the encoded protein is METGANRDAKELMQKIGYEFKNEEYLEEALTHRSYSNETEKDRRFNNEKLEFLGDAVLNLITTEYIYELYEKKTEGELAKLKSQIISEPVFSTIASDIELGEYLYLSNGEIMSGGRNRRSILGDAFEALIGAIFKDSDYYTAKNVALKLLLGKINKLEEIEGTGDYKTVLQEFVQGKYRKMPEYKLLSTKGPDHDKVFEISVSWNDKSYGVGTGKSKKEAEKHAAKEALAKLKKQKQ
- the coaD gene encoding pantetheine-phosphate adenylyltransferase encodes the protein MEKVALYPGSFDPITKGHIDIIKRSSHLFDKLIIGIFKNSTKSKAWFSDEEKVEMIEEILKKEDVDAEIKIFNGLLVDFMYEEKVNILIRGLRALSDYEYELQFTLTNKTLSKSEFETVFLTASREYLYLSSSLVKEVALNKGDLHFFVTENVEKRLIKKVEELQKD
- the radA gene encoding DNA repair protein RadA is translated as MAVKKTKVKYICSECGYSSLKWLGKCPNCDSWGTFEEEIDIKSTFRNVESGDVSISKITDIEIEKEFRMVTPFEEFDRVLGGGLIKGEVVLITGSPGIGKSTFLLQLSQEYAKIGNVFYVSGEESPRQIKQRAERVNVKSENLYILNDTNIEKIESVILKDKPKVVVIDSIQTLYSENVNSIPGSVTQIRETTLKIIEIAKKNEIAFYIVGHVTKDGKLAGPKLLEHMVDAVLQIEGEENNYYRIIRSIKNRYGSTNEISIFDMKENGISEVKNPSEFFISDRDEKNIGSIIVPIFEGSRVFLFEVQSLLGTPNFGMPRRTVEGYDKNRVEILSAVLSRSLKVDVNSKDIYINIPGGIDLNDRSSDLAVVFSLLSSIKGIPISQKIAAIGELGLRGEVRKVSFIKNRVNELEKLGFAGVYLPKSHQADFEKEKTKTKIKLNYISNISELVERIR